A stretch of Miscanthus floridulus cultivar M001 chromosome 13, ASM1932011v1, whole genome shotgun sequence DNA encodes these proteins:
- the LOC136501929 gene encoding uncharacterized protein: MVDPTVAADGGGGHRGGAQAGEVAAKGAGTGGGGRAGGGGRARAVAAVRLLLLSSAVAAGGGGGCRGGRRGRAAAALGLARGGGPGAPAGEGPPHGESDGDGRRGGPRGEARWPGRRRGLAMCGGGG; encoded by the exons atggtggatccaacag TGGCCGCCGACGGGGGAGGTGGCCACCGAGGGGGCGCGCAggcgggggaggtggccgccAAGGGGGCTGGCACGGGTGGTGGAGGCCGGGCGGGCGGTGGAGGCCGAGCGAGGGCGGTGGCCGCggtgcgcctcctcctcctctcttctgcagtggccGCCGGCGGGGGAGGTGGCTGCCGAGGGGGTAGGCGCGGGCGCGCCGCGGCGGCGCTGGGGCTCGCGCGGGGAGGTGGCCCGGGGGCGCCGGCCGGCGAGGGGCCGCCGCACGGGGAATCGGACGGGGACGGGCGCCGCGGGGGCCCgcgcggggaggcgcggtggccggggAGGAGGCGCGGGCTGGCGatgtgcggcggcggtggctga
- the LOC136501930 gene encoding vegetative cell wall protein gp1-like produces MVTYASVTSPPWTWDHFYATEDSEFGTVARADQGRVLGLLQSQAHQGQECNEFMAYALAHKGKATAPEVTYNPMDRPEAYTNVSVHKPTPPTERLTPPLLCPAAAPRPAALLARRSAPGCPTPPAVARRLPRAPRRPPPRRPARPAPGRHRHPACPAALPAHRSALGCPVPPAVAWPATPRTPPPTTASPHALRAGPRPAATATPRAPGPRPPEEEGGGAGHRRSPTPPLASTRQRCRAARPRPPAGPPRGGGEPPHHPPATGERGGPRATHQPRPRCPPCPPPFRGAPPQPLDAAPSATLAPSAASDVPPTSRYALPSLHGVQCW; encoded by the exons atggtcacctacgcctcggtgacttcgccgccctggacgtgggaccacttctacgCCACTGAGGACAGCGAGTTCGGCACCGTTGCGCGTGCGGATCAAGgacgagttctgg GACTTCTACAG tcccaggcgcaccaaggccaggaatgcaaTGAGTTCATGGCGTAtgccctggcacacaagggcaaggcgacggccccggaagtcacctacaacccgaTGGACAGGCCTGAGGCGTACACCAACgtgagcgtccaca AGCCCACCCCGCCCACAGAACGGTTGACGCCGCCGCTGCTTTGCCCCGCTGCTGCCCCGCGCCCCGCCGCCCTCCTGGCCCGCCGCAGCGCGCCCGGTTGCCCCACGCCCCCCGCCGTAGCGCGGCGGCTGCCCCGCGCGCCCCGCcgcccaccaccgcgccgccccgcgcgccccgcgcccggccgccaccgccaccccgcATGCCCCGCCGCGCTCCCGGCCCACCGCAGCGCGCTCGGCTGCCCCGTGCCCCCCGCCGTAGCGTGGCCGGCCACCCCGCGCACCCCGCCGCCCACCACCGCGTCGCCCCACGCGCTCCGCGCCGGCCCGCGCCCGGCCGCCACTGCCACCCCGCGCGCCCCCGGCCCCCGGCCGCCAGAGGAGGAGGGGGGAGGAGCAGGCCACCGGAGGAGCCCCACCCCGCCGCTCGCCTCAACCCGCCAGAGGTGCCGCGCCGCCCGCCCACGCCCGCCGGCCGGCCCgccccgaggaggaggagaacctcCGCACCATCCGCCGGCCACCGGAGAAAGAGGAGGACCCCGCGCCACCCACCAACCCCGTCCACGCTGTCCACCATGCCCGCCCCCATTCCGAGGTGCCCCGCCCCAGCCCCTTGATGCTGCCCCGTCCGCGACCCTCGCCCCGTCCGCGGCCTCCGACGTCCCTCCGACGTCCAGGTATGCCCTTCCCTCGCTTCATGGTGTACAATGctggtga
- the LOC136498916 gene encoding flocculation protein FLO11-like: MEQQPQPSSSATTTSSSSPSSSQRRELQLQGPRPAPLKVRKDSHKIRKPPPPQPGGGGGGGPVQQVRQPVIIYTVSPKVVHAEPSEFMSVVQRLTGARSHGASTTASSSLPAPPPGLTTTEPHHHQTQMTSSSLPFPFPFLGGHQYVHAPSSSSSAQLLSPAAPHFPFQLQLQQQQAPGVAVPHDHLMVQLSPAARLAIEQQAAARSSGGTAAADVAGGSLLPPFPSILSPGSLPAIPPSFFSPPTPAGNSYPGISLFGGLISPAFLGNETTGGGSMSIAAVAGGSHQSVTMSSSSLQEASPSTVTPSPSAGAYYWDLFNNQQH; this comes from the coding sequence ATGGAGCAGCAACCCCAGCCCTCCTCTAGCGCGACGACCACGTCGTCCTCGTCACCGTCGTCGTCGCAGCGCCGGGAGTTGCAGCTGCAGGGCCCGCGCCCGGCGCCGCTCAAGGTCCGCAAGGACTCCCACAAGATCAGGAAGcccccgccgccgcagccgggaggaggaggaggaggaggacccgtCCAGCAGGTGCGCCAGCCGGTCATCATCTACACGGTGTCGCCCAAGGTCGTGCACGCGGAACCCAGCGAGTTCATGTCCGTCGTGCAGCGCCTCACGGGCGCGCGCAGCCACGGAGCCAGCACAACGGCCTCCTCCTCCCTGCCGGCGCCGCCACCAGGCCTGACGACGACggagcctcatcatcatcagactCAGATGACGTCGTCTTCGCTCCCGTTCCCATTCCCGTTCTTGGGCGGCCACCAGTACGTGCacgcgccgtcgtcgtcatcctcgGCACAACTACTCTCTCCGGCGGCACCGCACTTCCCGTtccagctgcagctgcagcagcaaCAAGCACCCGGCGTGGCAGTGCCGCACGATCACCTGATGGTCCAGCTCTCACCCGCGGCACGCCTCGCCATTGAGCAGCAGGCGGCCGCGCGGAGTTCAGGCGGCACTGCCGCTGCTGATGTCGCTGGAGGAAGCCTGCTGCCGCCGTTCCCGAGCATCCTGTCTCCAGGGTCGCTCCCGGCGATCCCGCCAAGCTTCTTCTCACCTCCGACTCCGGCCGGTAACTCGTACCCGGGCATCAGTCTCTTCGGCGGGCTCATCAGCCCCGCATTTCTTGGTAACGAAACCACCGGTGGTGGTAGCATGAGCATAGCCGCCGTCGCCGGTGGAAGCCATCAAAGTGTGACGATGTCGTCGTCTTCGTTACAAGAAGCATCGCCGTCGACGGTGACTCCATCTCCATCTGCCGGTGCGTACTATTGGGATCTCTTCAACAACCAGCAGCACTAG